In Podospora pseudopauciseta strain CBS 411.78 chromosome 2 map unlocalized CBS411.78m_2, whole genome shotgun sequence, the genomic stretch AACCAAAAAAATCCCAAGCCTGTGGTTCATGACAGGTTGACAATTTGGCAGCGTCGAAACCATCCCGAGAAATCCCAGAAGATTTTCTTTCCCGCCATAAGCGATAACCGCGGACTGGAAGCAACTGTTAAAAGCCTGATATTTTCTGACACATCGTCAATCCCTCCAAATCCTACACATGTATGTATGTTCAGCTTCGAACAAAAAAGAGCGCAATCTCACCATAATCATCAGATCATTCACTTCCCATTTCGTTCTGCGGAGGACTTCCCAACCAAGCaatttcttcttccttctcttcccccaATTCCACTGGGACCCTCACCCGAGAAAGAAGCAACATACCAAAGTCTGGGGAAATCTGGCTCCAATCGCCGTTGTCTCCATCAAAGACCCCATAACGATGTCACGTTCCCCAGAGAACCCACTGCGGAAAGGCTCCGTTTGGGAGGATAGAATCCATAATTTTATTCTGACCGCGCCGGCGAACTCGGTGTCTGGGAGTTGATCGCTGGGCAGGCGATGAGATGGCGAATTGATTTAAAGTAGATTCATATGTCTCTTGGCCTTTTTGGTTGACAAAActcctcggcatcgtcgGATCACGATTCCCAGGGAATTTTGTCCCTCAGCTCTTCTTCTGGGTCTTGGTATCAGCGATGTTACTTCAGTCCAGAAACCCCACAACACCGTTTCTCTGACCGTTTTTTGAGGATGTAAAACTGTCGCACTTCCCCaattcatcaccaccaccaccaccatcaggcAACCTACCTGCGACCCCCTTAAACGACCACACGACACCATCACTATAACCTTTGCATCTTTCCAGTCCGCTTCCGAATTTCCATACCTGCCCTCCCCCTATCCCACCTATTCTCCTGCGTCAAATCTGGCAGCTTACCTTTGCATCCAAATTACCCTGCTTGTTTTCCCTTGCTTGCTTGCGTTTCACccgcccagcagcagctgctATATCCCACAGGAAGAGAGAGGGGCGAATGTTGTAAAACAACACACTTCAGGTTCGCTTCCGCGGGGGATAGATTGATTACCACCCAACCCTTCTTCTGTGTAGTTTttgccccccttccacccaaaTAATTTGAGTGGGGCGTCGCTCTTAACTCAGCCAGCCACAACACCAGCAGTCCGGCTCGCCCGTTCTCGGTTGTGGTCTGGGGGATAGCTACCTTATGTAGAACGAACGTCCCAGAATTTTGGGGCGAAGGGAGGGGGTTCTTGGATAGGATATACTCACCAGCAAACTGAGCCGGGTAGCACCCGCTCTTTGGTCATACCGGGTCATTAGTTGACTTTCCCCGGTTATACCTGTTTTATGGACTGTTTTGATGGTGCAACAAAAAATATTGGCTTGTCAACAATGCAGTCGGCGGGTGTACACATGGAGAGAAGAAAGCTCGTCCAGTGTTACCTTTGAAAGCTCTGATGCTCAAACCCAGAGAGCTCCGAAAATCCCGGAAAGAACAGACATGGCAGCCGGCGAATCAAACAATCGTCCTTCAATGTTGCTTGAGAGCAGCTGAAAGAGACTAGGGGGGTTGGCATGATGATATTGGCCGAGATATGCTTCCCCTGGGCAGCCAAACTATACCCCTTGAATTGGTGGTGCGCGTGGACAACTTTCCCATTCAGCCCTACTTGTGAAAGCCTGTTCGTTCTGTACGTTAACACCCTTACCACAAAATAGTTGATCCACACAAGTAGGTTAATCCATATCATATTCTAACATTATGCTACGAAGGAGAGTTAGTATGTCTTTAAAATATCTCTGAAGGCCTATTAGCTATCTTGAaaggcctattaactatcttcAAAGGCATGGTTTACAATACCTATGATATGAGTCCATCTACTCTGGTGTGCCAATTATTTcgtggggagggtggatcATAGGGGGTTCGACGAAATAAAAGCCGTAAGATGCATTGATTGGTAGCCCCCCGAACCAAAGATATCACCAGATGGTTCACCGTTTTTGTTCCTTCTGGTCGGTAGCGCCCCTGACTTTGTATCCCCGGTAGAAGGGCCCGTAGATTGCTAAGGATGGTTCAACGCTTACCTTCCTCATCCGGCTCTCCGTCGTTTACAACAGCACATCGTTGCCAAATATCTGCACCTCATGGTATACATCACCCCAACCGTTTTCACCACACAAAAAACAGCGTCACCATCAAACAAATACATATCaaaaaaacgaaaaaaaaaacaatctCATTCACTATtcaaacccccaccaccccttctACCCCCCCTACCTCCCCCCAGCCTGTACATACTCCCCCCaactctcccctcccagcaCATCCCTCCCATGaatcatctcctccccctcctcctcccctccattcccccctccccttcctccctcaAGATACTCAACTACAGCCCCCTTCTCCCGCACCCTCTCCACAAActcaaacccaaccctcaagTTCTCCGCCCCGCTCAGTGCCCTcgcaaccaacccctcacacctctccgccaccaacctcctgaGCCCACTCACCAAAAACTCTGCTATCGTCTCCACAGGCCAACCATCCGGTatcacctccaacacctccaaaaTATCAAACCAGCCCCCGAATCTCTCCAGCAAATTCCCCGTGcactccaccctctcctctgGGTCCTCCAACGCCAAAAACTCGCCGAGCAATGACTTGAAAAGTTGTACCTGCTCCTCATACGTAGGCGGGAGGGAGCTATCGCTATCGCGGCGTTTGTTCCGACTACCAGGTGACAGCGCCGCGCCGCCACGGATACAGTACGAGACTGCAGTGTCGTAGTCTCCCAGGCGGTGGACTAGCAACCGCAAGGCATCGCGATGTTGCCTTGCGCGGCCGGCGAGGATGATCGATTCTGGTACGAGGAGCTGATGGTGAAGTGTGTTGACcccgttgttgttggagtctTCGTGACCGTTGGGTTGCGGGATGGTAGATAGCGAGTCGTTTATCCTGGCGCGGATGGCTGTCGCGTTGTAGTCGTGTCCACCGGATAGTAACTGGAGCAGCCGTAACCGGCTCTGCCAGACCTCGCTATTGGGTGGGGTGTTGTCTGATAGGAAGCGGATGTAAGTTGGTttaggggggtggagggcaCGGTAGGCTTCATAAGAGGCGGCGACCATCTCCCGGGTTTCTTCGGAGGACTGCAAGTCGGTGATGACGATGTCGAGGTAGTACGTGATGAGCTCGTTGACGTAGGCGGTATTGCCTTTGCCGAAGACGAGGTGCTCAAGGTAGTATGTCACTGCGTCAGGGGCCTCTTCTCGCAAGAGAGCGACGACTTGGCCATGCTCAAATCTGGGAAACCTCCCCTTTTCGTCTGCGAATACTTGAACACCGAGCTTGGGGTTGCGGGCGGCCAGCCAGATGGCATATTCCTGGACAAGAGCCTGGTTGctgatgttggagaggtaGCTCCGGATCCGTTGCTCGCCATCCCCAAGCTCGCCGCCCTtgtcctcttccccttccatGATGCGTCTCCATGTTGCGAGAACTTCGCCTGCCATTTTCTTGTGTTGGTAGAGACGGCTGAGCACAAAAAGTCTCTGGTAGGTCTCTAGTAAGTCCACCGCGCGGTCGAAACAATCCACACCATGATCAACAAGATCATAAAGTTCCTTGCGGACAGAGCCGCTTCTTCCGAGCTGACCCAAGGGCGTTTCCCTGTCCAGCTCTAGAAGTACCACAAGAAGAGATGCATCAACAGTTCTGAATACCTCATCAGATACGCTCCCAAaccccttctttttcctggTTGCCGTGAGGAACCGGCGAAGAAACTGGAGGACATTGAGCGCCAATGAACTGACGCCCTGATTCTCTAATCCACCCTGTTCACGGGATATATACTCCTCCACGACAGTTTTGATGCCCCCATATATCCAGATTCCTCGTCTGCTGACAATGATCTCGTTCCGGAGAGCGGGTATAAGCGACAAGACAACTCTAGCGTCCAAGTCGCCATCAAAAAGATGCTCTTCCATTGCTGCCGTCTGACCTTCGGTGAAAGGTGTCTCTGTCGACGTCAGAAAAGCAACAAGAAGCATGACGCTAGCCCGTTGCTTAATATACCCCAGCGTCATAAATTCAAGCTCCATCTTCGGTTCCCGCCTCTTTATAGTCTCTAGAAGTGAGAATATCCGTAATCTGGTTTCAAGCTTGGTTGGCTGAGACTGCTGCTCCCGTGATGCTGCTGCGTCCAAGGCAGCCTCTAATTGCACAAGCAGAGGATTTCGAACCGCCCACCATATATTCGCCCCAGCCCATACGGCTAGTCTGGATGAGGTCTTCGCCAGCCTCCGGACAAAGTCCTCGCCTTCTTTATTGCGATTAGTCTCCCATTCTGGTGGgagcacctcctcatccgactCGTCACGGTTGAAGAGTTCTTGTTCCTGTGTTAGCCGTTGAAGGGAAAGCGCGGTGCGGGAGTCGTTACTTTTTAGCGATACCGTTGGTGTGGTAGATTGTCCCCTGAATGGCGAGAATCGTCTCTGGCACAGCCGTTGTACAATCTGCTCAAAGTGCATCTCCTCGCTCTGCAGCAGAGAGCGGATGCCTATTGATGTATTTCCTGGCGCCTCGTTCGAAACTGTGTTGtccacctccaaccaccaTTTTTCTGGCTCGTCCTCGCCAACATTCACATCAAAGCGTTGAATTTCCAGCCCATTATGCAAcccatcctcgagctctttagCCATGGACGCAAGAACATAGccttcctctgcctcaccAAGAGATGGGCGTGATGACGACGGGTCAATAAgtccaccatcaaccacaatTTCACGTGGATACCTGTCGAATTCCAACGTCGGCCTTGTTGGATCACCGTCGAGATTCACAAACATGCCAATACCCGGGTCAAGAGGGCCGGTGCCCGTCACGAGAAGAAACTCTTCTGTGGTTGGTGATACTATGAGAGGTTTCAACAATACAGTCTCAGGCCTTGCTGGTGACATTGCTCGGGAAGGTGGATTTGCACCGGCAGCTTGTGCTGCTGATACCGCCTGGGGCTGCGGTGATCGGTTCAGCTGGGCCCGATTTGGGCCATCCTCTCCTGGCGCCGGGCTGCGCGTCGGTATTGGCGCATCCGTATCTTGGAAGACAGGATCTTCAGTTTCCCCCTGCCGCCGTTGTATACCCCTCGAGATGAAATCGCCCAAGCTTGTGCTCCTAGAATGCCCATGTGCATCAGTAGGTGGCCGAGGCGAGGCTGTAGAAGCACTCCTGAAAAGACCTCCATCTGGCGGCCCAGCAATGTTTTGGGCCTGCCCGAAGGGACCTCCTGGCTGTGAGTCGTCAAGTGATGATATGCTCATGAGCGGGATCTTCAGCTGCCGATCGATATCCACCAATGCATAGCTTCTCGAGTCCGCCACACATGCAAACGAGTCCCTACGCACAGATAGTGTGCTCCCGGCATAGTCGATGGTTCGGTATACACGTGGAGCATCATCTCCAATCCTCACTACTCTGATCTTGCGGTTCAAGTGCAGTAGTATCGTGACAGATCCTGATCTGTCGTGCCCCGGCCCAGTCAAGTCCTCGTTCAGATCAACTCCACCGATCCAATTGCAATTCCTGACCGTGGTTCCAAATACTGGGCTTAGTTCTGGAAGTGAATAGAATGATACGGTTGAGTTGCACAACACACATGCCTTGGCGACGCGGGGCAGCAGGAGAATCTGCTGGACACCAGGTCTTGAGCCATTCGATGCGCCGTTGGTATCTGAGGATGCTGGTTTCAGTCGCGAGGCGAGGATAAACGTGGGATTTTGGTTCGGGTCGGCGGGGTCTGGTGGGATGCCAAAGAAGTGAAGCAATTCAGAAGCAGTAGTGCCAACATAGAGGTTTCCGTCTGATGATTGGAGACAGTGTCAGCTGATAATCCACACAGAAGCTGGTATTGGAATAGCGTACCCAAGTATTCCACGCAGTTGATCTGgatatcctcctcgtcgccattTTCCGACAGGGGGACGCCATGGAGCAGCGGGCGCAAATCGAAGGGTCCTATACCAGGCGGCGCTGTGGTTGCCCTGTGGTTCCTGTGCGGTTCAGATGCCATGGCCTCTCGCGCGACATCGTCGCCGTTTCTGGGAAGATGCTGTGAATACAGTAGGCACCGGTGGTCGTCAACACCCTCGTATCGTCGTGATATCGAGAAACTTGCTACGGAGAGGCTGACTTCATGATGTGCCTTGTGGCAGGAAGCTTCCAAGTTGGAGTGCGCCCATTGCACCCCTGTAGCTCACCTGCCAGGTCCCACACATGGGGCTGGGGTGACGAAGCTCCCCCAACTGCATGGAACGGCCCCACGGCTCGGGCCAAAGTCTTGGCGCCTCACACAGTCCCTGAGCGGCCACCTTTCCAGCTGTTCAGCAGCCAaaacatcaacctccaaaccATAACAACATTAATGCTTGCAACACCTCAACACGGCATCCGCTGCCGTCCCCGATACCTAATCTAGTAATCGCGCCTACAAACACCACGTAATGGCAGAAGACACCCCATCAGAAGCTCCCGCCGCGCCGGcgaccacgacgacgacaacgtcAACCAATGAATCAGTCAACAAGTTCCAAAACGCCATCTCGCAATGGAGAAGTAAGCTCATTTCTAGGTTCCGAGTTTGAATCAGCACGTGTCTGACTTGCTGCTCCATCAGGTCTCGATTTCACGGGCCTTGTCTCGACCCTCGACAACACAGCCTCCGAAATCGTTGCCTACCAGCGGGACTCGACAGTACAGAGAAAAGACCTTGCGTCAAAGACCAAAGAATTCCGAAAGCTGGATGATGCGAGCAAGCTTTCTGAAGTCAAGGGTTTGCTAAAGGGTAAGTTGGgattttggtgttttggtccTGGCTCAAGGGAGGAAGTTGGGGGCTAACAGGGACTCTGCTCAGCCTACCAGACGTTCATTGATCTTCTAACCAACCATTCGAAATCTGTCAACTCGGCCTTTTTGCACGCCTATACCTCCCTATCTGAAGCTCCCGATCCGTACCCATTGCTCGAGGCCTCGGTCGATTCTATGCTGGTGTCTGAAGACACCTTACCAAAGCTTAGTCAGGAGAACGAACACCTTCAGAAAACAGTGTCAAGCTTGACTACCCAGCTCGAAGAGACCGAAACGAGACTGCAAACAGAGCGCGACttgaggaaggggttggaaGAGAACTTGGAGaccaaggtcaaggaggttgaggtaTCCTGGACTGcggtgctggaggagaagcaggacAACTGGgctgccaaggagaaggcgttggaggacAAGGTGGAGAACCAGGATCGTCTTTTGAACGAGATCAAGGCCAGCTATGAAGTCAACCAGCGGTTGGGCAAGGGcgatggagaggaaggtcAAGGGGGCCATGTCACGAGCGCagagctggagatggtgcACTCGGATTTGGAGCGCACCAGCGCACGGCTTGCCGAGGTTGAGGCTCGCAACGAGCAGATGAGGCTGGAGCTGGCTCAAGCCAAGTCACAGGTTCCTACACAAGCTGCAATTTCATTGGAAGACGACCCCGGGTATATGAGGATGAGATCAGAGAATTCATCACTTATTCGAAAGCTGGAGGCGACGCGCGTGGATAAGGAAGGGCTCAAGCGAGGTCTCGATACTAGACTGCGCGCTTTGGAGCGTGAAGTTGGCTTACTCAAAGAAGAGCGGGACAGTTTGAAGGCCAAGGTGCAAAAATGGAGTGATTATGACGAAGTAAAACAAGAGCTGGAAGTGCTGAAGAGCATCGAGTTTGCCACtggcgatgatgacgaaGTACGAGACATGTCCACAGACCAGAGCGGCGGACAAGGCAAAGACACCCTTGAGCAGCTCCTTCTTGCGCGCAATAAGAAGCTGAGCGACGAACTCACCATTCTCCGAGTGTCACACCAAGACCTTCAATCCAGgctccaaaccctccaagaGGAACTCTCCCGGACCAAtgctgagctggagaagTCCCAGAACCTCAACGAAAAGCTCGAAAACGAGCTCTCGACCATCCAAGCCGAGGCACCCAACGCGTTTCCTTCAGGCGCCTCCGTAGCAGGGACCTACGTCAGCCGTTACGCACCTTCAATGGCGCCAGGCCGAAGACCAGGCGGAGGCAATGGGcgcacctcccccacctcctccatcatcagcgGGTTCAACCCCGGCGGAGGCGGCTTTGAAGACAGACCCACgggcggcagcagcggcggtggCATCCTACCCATGATCACGGCCCAGCGCGACCGCTTCAAGAAGCGCAACGCCCAGCTCGAACAAGAACTAAACGAAACCCACAAAACGGTCTCGCAGCTCCGTCAGGAAATCGCCGCTCTGCAACGCGACAATTTGAATCTCTATGAGAAAACCCGCTACGTATCTACTTACAACCGTGCCGGGCCAGCGGTGGGGGCTTTgacgtcgtcgtcatcggccTATTCCAACCCGAACCCAAGTTCGGTGTCTatcggtggaggaggagggggtgcaCAAAGCCCGGGGATAGCGTTGGACCGGTACCGCAAGGCGTACGAGTCTAATATCTCTCCGTTTGCGGCGTTTagggggagggagtcggCGAGGGCGTATAGGGGGTTGAGTTTCCCCGAGAGGGTGGTGTATTCGGTCACGAGGATGGTGCTGGCCACGAGGGCGAGCAGGAATTTGTTTGCGGTTTATTGTGTTGTTTTGCATATGATGGTGTTTTATAGCTTGTTTTGGATGGGGACGGGGGATGTGGATAGGCGGGTtgttgcggcggcggcggtggaggttgcGAGGAATTTGGGGGGTGCGGCGGAGGAtgttggggatggaggaggaggggggagtggaggggggacggggagTTTGTCGGAACAGGGGTTTCAGAcctgatgatggtgaggtggtgatggtgggaaggTTTGGTGATCACTTTACAAGAGTTGGCGGTGTGGATGCGAGTCTGCTGGCCGTGAGAATGAACGACAGGCTGATGACATGTATGTGTGATAGTATACATGCGTCACGAATCTTTGGATTTGATCTTTAGACATCTTGATAACAGTGAGAATTGGCATGCAAATCACGGTTTGGCACGTCCGGAGCCCAAGGACTTCGCTGCGGACTATTGGGCCGAGGGCGGTTgcgggaggaagaggtgtgGTCGGTAGACTCCGGCGGGCGGCTGGATGATGCTCGGAACCGGGGATTGGCTGTGTTGGAAGGCTTTCTTGGTTGCACTGCGGTTTATGTGTGTGGGCCTGGAAAAGATGATGGGTGGCCTCATGTGGCGTCGTACTGTTGTACCATATCATTTTCCTTAACAAGTTGtgaaaagggaaggaggtTTGATAATGGGACGGTGGGCGAAAGGTAGAAGAGATATGTTACCATGTTGTAATGAGTTTCTTGAGTATGGGTAACAATTTAGACCAGATTTGAAGGCTGGTGCAGTTTTGTGTGTTTGGGCTGTGTCCTGGTCCCTGGTGCTCATGGGACTGTTGCATCTTCGGAACCAAGCTGAGTTCAGGCAGCAAATGACCCTCGAATTCCCAGGTGCAAATCCCGTCTTTCCCAGGACAAGAAAATTTGTCTTTCTCCTCGGACTATTCAACCTTCCAAGAATCAAGGCATCTGCGGATGTGTCCAATATGTATGTGCCTGTGTGTGCGGTCCTGTGGACGACTTGCCCAAAGTCATAGTGGGACTCAACCAAACAAATCCCAGCATTCCACTTACACAATGCGCCCGTCTGTTGTACAAGCGGCAGACAGTAGCTCGCTTGGATTTTAAACGCTGGCCAACTCTGCGGCCTGGTCTTCCATCCCGAGTGAGGTTGCGTTTTCCCGGCTTTCATGTCCCGTGGGCGCGTGGAACGGGCGGACTCAAGGTCGAGGAAGGTGGCCCATTACCTTGAGTTCGGTAGAGATGTCAGTGTGGAAGGTGTAAACGGTTGGCCATCAGGTTGCAGGAGAGCCAAGCTTCTCTCCCGCGGCTAGGGACTTGCGGGGAGGTCATCACCAATTGAATGTTCTTGGAATTATTCCCCATCGGAAGATTCCGCTGGTTGGATTTTGTGGTCCTCTGCAGGTTGTTGAAAcgcaacaaaagaaacatgCAGAGCAACTGCATCGTGAGTTGTTCGGATTTTCCTATCTCACGCTGGAATGAATCCCTCAAGGAGGCATGATTGGCATCCAGAAATCTAAAAGAACGCTGGATACTGAAGCTTCCGTGAGCACTCCTTCCAtcgacgaggaaggagacTGTTGGCAGCGCAAAAATAGGCGCGGACGCGCAGAAAGAGATCTGGTGAAGCAGATTTGCCCAGAAATTTACCCGCGATTTTGGTCGTTaaaggagggggaaggtAATCTGGATAGGCGACCTTCCGTATGCAACATTGACGGCGAGGGAAGAAGGCTGTTGGACAGCAGGGTCGACCGAAGAGAGCCAAATCAATGAAAGGGTGCACCGGCGGCTAAAAGTTTGGTGTTAACAGGGGAAGGCACGGAAGATATTTTGGGTAAAAATAGCTGTGCCGGCGGTGTAAGCCAGCCAATGAGGTGAGTAAGAATGAGGGCTAATAAAAGTGATTGGCATGCAATAGCGGGAAAATTTCCCCAATATTGccttttggggggtggaagatCATTAGGTGTACGCCTCACGCCCTTCTAGGAATTTCGAGATTTGTCCCAAGGTTTGGGAGATCATCGTTGAAGTTGTTAGAGTTGTCGCTGGTCTTGTGGGTAAAGGGAATTAGTGGATAGTAGATTCCGATGAGCCGGATGATCAACGATGGAATGCCCAAGAAAGGGACTGTCTCCATGTTGTTAAACGGTGGTGGGATGAGGTCTGCCATGGACATCAACTCACACGCTCCACACACCCCCCATTGCCAAGGGTGTTTGAATAAACTCTGGTGGAAGCGCACGGTCCCAGCGCTTGCAAGACGGGCGACCAGGGTCTGACAGACAGGGGttatccaacccctccaatGTTGATGTCGATCTCCATCAACCATTCAGAAGACAGCATCCCACCTCTGAGCATgtcttgtcgtcgtcgtaaCTGGGTCTTCGGCGGCTGCTCATCGGGACCAGCGACTACGTGCGTCTTCGGCCACGGCACCGGGGGGCACAGGTCTGTCTCTTCCCGCCTCCCGCCTTGCCAAATGTGGGAAGGACGGGTGCTACCCTCCAGCATATCGAGGCGGTTGGCCGGCCTTGGTGCGCGCCTGTTGTTTCTCGTGGCTTTTGTATATAGCCCATCTTGTTTCCCCAAAGATGGCGTTCGTGATCTGCTCTACACCACATCCCCTTGCATGAAACATCTGGTCTAGTTCAGACCTAGTTTTCCTTTTTCAGTATTCCATATCTTTCTTTGGTCTCTCTGCTTGGGTTTCTCTTTTGGgtttcctttctttcttgtgATACCCATCGACGACCAGACTCTGCTTATTCAATAGTCGATCTACCTTACCATACAACTCTACCAACCGAGCTCACCTTCtactcccaccaccagcacacaAACCACCATGCGCTGCCAACTCCTCCTAGTCCCTGCGCTCAGCGCTTCTACCTGGGCAGCTCCCGCTTTCCCCAAATTCACCGCCGCTCTTGCTCCCAATGTCCAGGCCATCTCAGATTACTTCAACATCCTGGCGACCAAGGTCCAAGAAAACCGAGCAGCAGGGTCGGCACCTATCTGCGACCTTTCAAAGCTTTCTCTTCCAATCGGTAAGAGCATCACGCACTCGGCAGTTCTGTGAGGCATACTAACCCAACAACAGAGGCTGAACCCCTTGGTCAACCAACACCTGGTCTCTACCTCAAGCATGTCGCGATTGGCCGCGGAACACAAAACTACACATGCGATCTCAGCAACTCCACTGCCGTGCCACAAGCATTCGGCGCCCTTGCCACCCTTTACAACGCCTCATGTGTCACATCAGCCTTTCCTGACGTGAGCGCCATGCTTACCCGCGCGTCACTGCACTTTGATGTTGCCGACAATGACGCTCTTCAAAGACTCGCCCCCGCGGATCTCCCCGTAAGCGGCATCCACTACTTTACCGACGGCACCACCCCTTTCTTCGGCCTTGATACCCCCCAATGGCACCTGGGCGAGGGCACCTTCGGCAAGAACGCCAGCACTGCCGCGCCGCTGACTGCcgccaagggcaagaagggaGAGGCTGCTGTTCCATGGCTCAGACTGGCAGCCAAGGGTACCAACACTGGTGGTCTTCAAGAGGTCTATCGTCTTGAGACTGTCGGTGGCAGCGCTCCTGCAACTTGCAAGGGGATGCCAGCGTCGTTTGAGATTCAATATTCCACACAGTGGGTAGCCCTCAAGGTTCTCAAGAAACATTAAATCAGTAAAACTAACTTTGAAATAGATACTGGTTCTACGCCTCTTGATAAACAGAAGCCAACCAGAGGGAATGATATGATGAAGATTGTACTTATACCGGAGGACCTTTTGTTCCATTGCACataccttttctttttgttttttttcttcttcattttTGGGCGTTCACGGCGCCCGGTTGGCCAATATTTTTGGGGCCTTTGGGGATCTTCAAGGCATAT encodes the following:
- a CDS encoding uncharacterized protein (BUSCO:EOG09263OZR; COG:U; EggNog:ENOG503NY1E), which translates into the protein MASEPHRNHRATTAPPGIGPFDLRPLLHGVPLSENGDEEDIQINCVEYLDGNLYVGTTASELLHFFGIPPDPADPNQNPTFILASRLKPASSDTNGASNGSRPGVQQILLLPRVAKACVLCNSTVSFYSLPELSPVFGTTVRNCNWIGGVDLNEDLTGPGHDRSGSVTILLHLNRKIRVVRIGDDAPRVYRTIDYAGSTLSVRRDSFACVADSRSYALVDIDRQLKIPLMSISSLDDSQPGGPFGQAQNIAGPPDGGLFRSASTASPRPPTDAHGHSRSTSLGDFISRGIQRRQGETEDPVFQDTDAPIPTRSPAPGEDGPNRAQLNRSPQPQAVSAAQAAGANPPSRAMSPARPETVLLKPLIVSPTTEEFLLVTGTGPLDPGIGMFVNLDGDPTRPTLEFDRYPREIVVDGGLIDPSSSRPSLGEAEEGYVLASMAKELEDGLHNGLEIQRFDVNVGEDEPEKWWLEVDNTVSNEAPGNTSIGIRSLLQSEEMHFEQIVQRLCQRRFSPFRGQSTTPTVSLKSNDSRTALSLQRLTQEQELFNRDESDEEVLPPEWETNRNKEGEDFVRRLAKTSSRLAVWAGANIWWAVRNPLLVQLEAALDAAASREQQSQPTKLETRLRIFSLLETIKRREPKMELEFMTLGYIKQRASVMLLVAFLTSTETPFTEGQTAAMEEHLFDGDLDARVVLSLIPALRNEIIVSRRGIWIYGGIKTVVEEYISREQGGLENQGVSSLALNVLQFLRRFLTATRKKKGFGSVSDEVFRTVDASLLVVLLELDRETPLGQLGRSGSVRKELYDLVDHGVDCFDRAVDLLETYQRLFVLSRLYQHKKMAGEVLATWRRIMEGEEDKGGELGDGEQRIRSYLSNISNQALVQEYAIWLAARNPKLGVQVFADEKGRFPRFEHGQVVALLREEAPDAVTYYLEHLVFGKGNTAYVNELITYYLDIVITDLQSSEETREMVAASYEAYRALHPPKPTYIRFLSDNTPPNSEVWQSRLRLLQLLSGGHDYNATAIRARINDSLSTIPQPNGHEDSNNNGVNTLHHQLLVPESIILAGRARQHRDALRLLVHRLGDYDTAVSYCIRGGAALSPGSRNKRRDSDSSLPPTYEEQVQLFKSLLGEFLALEDPEERVECTGNLLERFGGWFDILEVLEVIPDGWPVETIAEFLVSGLRRLVAERCEGLVARALSGAENLRVGFEFVERVREKGAVVEYLEGGRGGGNGGEEEGEEMIHGRDVLGGESWGEYVQAGGR
- a CDS encoding uncharacterized protein (COG:K; BUSCO:EOG09261OXD; EggNog:ENOG503NUC2), which codes for MAEDTPSEAPAAPATTTTTTSTNESVNKFQNAISQWRSLDFTGLVSTLDNTASEIVAYQRDSTVQRKDLASKTKEFRKLDDASKLSEVKGLLKAYQTFIDLLTNHSKSVNSAFLHAYTSLSEAPDPYPLLEASVDSMLVSEDTLPKLSQENEHLQKTVSSLTTQLEETETRLQTERDLRKGLEENLETKVKEVEVSWTAVLEEKQDNWAAKEKALEDKVENQDRLLNEIKASYEVNQRLGKGDGEEGQGGHVTSAELEMVHSDLERTSARLAEVEARNEQMRLELAQAKSQVPTQAAISLEDDPGYMRMRSENSSLIRKLEATRVDKEGLKRGLDTRLRALEREVGLLKEERDSLKAKVQKWSDYDEVKQELEVLKSIEFATGDDDEVRDMSTDQSGGQGKDTLEQLLLARNKKLSDELTILRVSHQDLQSRLQTLQEELSRTNAELEKSQNLNEKLENELSTIQAEAPNAFPSGASVAGTYVSRYAPSMAPGRRPGGGNGRTSPTSSIISGFNPGGGGFEDRPTGGSSGGGILPMITAQRDRFKKRNAQLEQELNETHKTVSQLRQEIAALQRDNLNLYEKTRYVSTYNRAGPAVGALTSSSSAYSNPNPSSVSIGGGGGGAQSPGIALDRYRKAYESNISPFAAFRGRESARAYRGLSFPERVVYSVTRMVLATRASRNLFAVYCVVLHMMVFYSLFWMGTGDVDRRVVAAAAVEVARNLGGAAEDVGDGGGGGSGGGTGSLSEQGFQT
- a CDS encoding uncharacterized protein (EggNog:ENOG503P21A; COG:S); the protein is MRCQLLLVPALSASTWAAPAFPKFTAALAPNVQAISDYFNILATKVQENRAAGSAPICDLSKLSLPIEAEPLGQPTPGLYLKHVAIGRGTQNYTCDLSNSTAVPQAFGALATLYNASCVTSAFPDVSAMLTRASLHFDVADNDALQRLAPADLPVSGIHYFTDGTTPFFGLDTPQWHLGEGTFGKNASTAAPLTAAKGKKGEAAVPWLRLAAKGTNTGGLQEVYRLETVGGSAPATCKGMPASFEIQYSTQYWFYAS